In one Bosea sp. RAC05 genomic region, the following are encoded:
- the pobA gene encoding 4-hydroxybenzoate 3-monooxygenase — MRTQVAIIGAGPSGLLLGQLLHQAGVDSVILERKSPDYVLSRIRAGVLEQGTVGLLDQAGASARLHAEGLVHDGFDLLFGEQRHRIALDALTGGKHVTVYGQTEVTRDLMEQRLAQNGVTVYEADDVTLHGFDGTSPYVTYLENGIPRRIDCDVIVGCDGYHGVSRASIPASALRIFERVYPFGWLGILADVPPVSDELIYARGARGFALCSMRSATRSRYYVQCGTDERVDSWSDQRFWDELRRRLDPETAESLTTGPSIEKSIAPLRSFVAEPLRFGRLFLAGDAAHIVPPTGAKGLNLAASDVHYLFEALREFFLDRSEAGIDAYSQTALARVWKAERFSWWLTSLMHLFPEQSPFEQRMQQAELDYLVSSQHAMAALAENYVGLPY; from the coding sequence GTGCGAACCCAGGTCGCCATCATCGGAGCCGGCCCATCGGGGCTGCTGCTCGGCCAGCTTCTCCATCAGGCCGGCGTCGACAGCGTCATCCTCGAACGCAAGAGCCCCGATTACGTTCTCTCCCGAATCAGGGCCGGCGTCCTCGAACAGGGGACGGTCGGCCTGCTCGACCAGGCCGGCGCGAGCGCGCGGCTGCATGCCGAGGGGTTGGTGCATGACGGCTTCGACCTGCTCTTCGGGGAGCAGCGCCACCGCATCGCGCTCGATGCGCTGACCGGCGGCAAGCATGTTACCGTGTACGGGCAGACCGAGGTGACGCGCGACCTGATGGAGCAGCGTCTGGCGCAGAACGGCGTCACCGTCTACGAGGCCGACGACGTGACCCTGCACGGCTTCGACGGCACCAGTCCCTATGTCACCTATCTCGAGAACGGCATCCCGCGGCGGATCGACTGCGATGTCATCGTCGGCTGCGACGGCTATCACGGGGTCTCGCGCGCCAGCATCCCGGCCAGCGCGCTGCGCATCTTCGAGCGGGTCTACCCGTTCGGCTGGCTCGGCATCCTCGCCGACGTGCCGCCGGTCTCCGACGAACTGATCTATGCCCGCGGGGCGCGCGGCTTCGCGCTGTGCTCGATGCGCTCGGCCACGCGCAGCCGCTACTATGTCCAGTGCGGGACCGACGAGCGGGTCGATTCCTGGTCGGACCAGCGCTTCTGGGACGAGCTGCGCCGAAGGCTCGACCCCGAAACGGCGGAATCCCTGACGACCGGCCCCTCGATCGAGAAGTCGATCGCGCCGCTGCGCTCCTTCGTGGCCGAGCCGCTGCGCTTCGGCCGGCTGTTCCTGGCCGGCGACGCCGCCCACATCGTGCCGCCGACGGGCGCGAAGGGCCTCAACCTCGCCGCCAGCGACGTGCATTACCTGTTCGAGGCGCTGCGCGAGTTCTTCCTCGACCGCTCGGAGGCCGGCATCGACGCCTATTCGCAGACAGCGCTGGCGCGGGTCTGGAAGGCCGAGCGCTTCTCCTGGTGGCTGACCTCGCTGATGCACCTCTTCCCCGAGCAGAGCCCGTTCGAGCAGCGCATGCAGCAGGCCGAACTCGACTACCTCGTCTCCTCGCAGCACGCGATGGCGGCGCTGGCGGAGAACTATGTCGGGCTGCCGTATTGA
- a CDS encoding transglutaminase family protein, with protein sequence MIYDVRHITTYAYSRSVPFARCILRLQPRDDGGQSVHSSELGVTPRPAERDDGICFFGNRMTTLTISKPHRELKVEMRARVEVRRTPPPFPGLTRNWENVGALALASASLAPDSPAHHLYPSRLVPPVAAVTDYARASFPALRPVLEAATELMRRIRADFTYDPEATEVSTPLEEAFRQRHGVCQDFAHVMIAGLRGLGLPAAYVSGYIRTVPPPGEKRLEGADASHAWVMLWCGPETGWIGLDPTNDLIVADDHIVTAFGRDYADVSPLDGVVIGPGSQKIGVAVDVIPIG encoded by the coding sequence GTGATCTACGACGTCCGCCACATCACGACCTACGCCTATAGCCGCTCGGTCCCCTTCGCCCGCTGCATCCTGCGGCTGCAGCCGCGCGACGATGGCGGGCAGAGCGTCCACAGCAGCGAACTCGGCGTGACCCCGCGTCCGGCCGAGCGCGACGACGGCATCTGCTTCTTCGGCAACCGGATGACGACGCTGACGATCTCGAAGCCGCATCGCGAGCTGAAGGTCGAGATGCGGGCGCGCGTCGAGGTGAGGCGCACGCCGCCCCCCTTCCCCGGCCTGACCCGCAACTGGGAGAATGTCGGCGCCCTGGCGCTGGCCTCCGCCAGCCTGGCCCCGGACTCGCCCGCACATCACCTCTATCCGAGCCGGCTGGTGCCGCCGGTCGCCGCCGTGACCGACTATGCGCGGGCCAGCTTTCCGGCGCTGCGGCCGGTGCTGGAGGCCGCGACCGAGCTGATGAGACGCATCCGTGCCGACTTCACCTATGATCCGGAGGCGACCGAGGTCTCGACGCCGCTGGAGGAAGCCTTTCGCCAGCGGCACGGCGTCTGCCAGGATTTCGCGCATGTGATGATCGCCGGGCTGCGCGGGCTCGGCCTGCCGGCGGCCTATGTCAGCGGGTACATCCGCACCGTGCCGCCGCCCGGCGAGAAGCGGCTCGAGGGCGCCGACGCCAGCCATGCCTGGGTGATGCTCTGGTGCGGGCCGGAGACAGGCTGGATCGGCCTCGACCCGACCAACGACCTGATCGTCGCCGACGACCATATCGTCACCGCCTTCGGCCGCGACTATGCCGACGTCTCCCCGCTCGATGGGGTCGTGATCGGGCCCGGCTCGCAGAAGATCGGCGTGGCGGTGGACGTCATCCCCATCGGCTGA
- a CDS encoding aldehyde dehydrogenase family protein: MTEMFKNLIAGEWAGGTNASRNINPSNTNDIVGEYAQGTVEQLNDAVAAAKAAFPAWSRSGPQERYEILKKASDEILARKEELGRLLSREEGKTLAEGIGEAGRAGQIFAFFAGECLRLTGEALPSVRPGVGVEITREPVGIVGMITPWNFPIAIPAWKIAPALAYGNCVVIKPADLVPGSAWALVDILQRAGLPKGVLNLVMGRGSVVGQALLQHKDVHAISFTGSVSTGRKVAEACIASSPMKKVQLEMGGKNPLVVLDDADLKVAVEAAVTGAFFSTGQRCTASSRLIVQSGIHDRFVEACIERLKGVVVDDALKAGTHIGPVVDQSQLDQDLKYIQIAKDEGGKLVWGGELLNRETPGFYLQPALFTQTTNAMRISREEVFGPVANIIRVKDYEEALSVANDTEFGLSSGICTTSLKHAAHFRRNAEAGMVMVNLATAGVDYHVPFGGRKGSSYGPREQGAYAKEFYTTVKTAYTLA; encoded by the coding sequence ATGACCGAGATGTTCAAGAACCTGATTGCCGGCGAATGGGCCGGCGGCACGAATGCTTCGCGCAACATCAACCCCTCCAACACCAACGACATCGTCGGCGAATATGCGCAGGGCACGGTCGAGCAGCTCAACGACGCCGTCGCCGCCGCCAAGGCCGCCTTTCCAGCCTGGAGCCGCTCCGGCCCGCAGGAGCGCTACGAGATCCTGAAGAAGGCCTCCGACGAGATCCTCGCCCGCAAGGAGGAACTCGGTCGCCTGCTCTCGCGCGAGGAGGGCAAGACCCTGGCCGAGGGCATCGGCGAGGCCGGCCGCGCCGGCCAGATCTTCGCCTTCTTCGCCGGCGAATGCCTGCGCCTGACCGGCGAGGCGCTGCCCTCGGTGCGTCCGGGTGTTGGCGTCGAGATCACCCGCGAGCCGGTCGGCATCGTCGGCATGATCACGCCCTGGAACTTCCCGATCGCGATCCCCGCCTGGAAGATCGCTCCCGCGCTCGCCTACGGCAACTGCGTCGTGATCAAGCCGGCCGATCTGGTGCCGGGCTCGGCCTGGGCGCTGGTCGACATCCTCCAGCGCGCCGGCCTGCCCAAGGGCGTGCTCAACCTCGTCATGGGCCGCGGCTCGGTCGTCGGCCAGGCGCTGCTGCAGCACAAGGACGTCCACGCCATCTCCTTCACCGGCTCGGTTTCGACCGGCCGCAAGGTCGCCGAGGCCTGCATCGCCTCCTCGCCGATGAAGAAGGTCCAGCTCGAGATGGGCGGCAAGAACCCGCTCGTCGTGCTCGACGACGCTGACCTCAAGGTCGCGGTGGAGGCCGCCGTCACCGGCGCCTTCTTCTCCACCGGCCAGCGCTGCACGGCGTCCTCGCGCCTGATCGTCCAGTCCGGCATCCATGACCGCTTCGTCGAGGCCTGCATCGAGCGGCTGAAGGGCGTCGTCGTCGACGATGCGCTCAAGGCCGGCACCCATATCGGCCCGGTCGTCGACCAGAGCCAGCTCGACCAGGACCTGAAATACATCCAGATCGCCAAGGACGAGGGCGGCAAGCTGGTCTGGGGCGGCGAACTGCTGAACCGCGAGACCCCCGGCTTCTACCTCCAGCCGGCGCTGTTCACGCAGACGACGAACGCGATGCGGATCTCGCGCGAGGAGGTCTTCGGCCCCGTCGCCAACATCATCCGCGTCAAGGACTATGAGGAGGCGCTCAGCGTCGCCAACGACACCGAGTTCGGCCTGTCCTCGGGCATCTGCACGACCTCGCTGAAGCACGCGGCGCATTTCCGGCGCAATGCCGAGGCCGGCATGGTGATGGTCAACCTCGCCACCGCGGGCGTCGACTACCACGTGCCCTTCGGCGGCCGGAAGGGCTCGAGCTACGGCCCCCGCGAGCAGGGCGCCTACGCCAAGGAGTTCTACACCACGGTGAAGACGGCCTACACGCTGGCCTGA
- a CDS encoding BMP family protein, whose protein sequence is MTLLRPNRRTALALIAATSLPTLGRAQAPKKIAALFAGRIDDRGFMQAGYDGLKLAEARLGVSIAFKQGVQPKLEDLSAALRELAAAGPDLVIAHGGQNNAAAKAVAAEFPAVRFAVTQGNVTGTNLASYEVLQEQSAFLAGMLAALTTRTGVVGHMSGIRVTPGLKGRAAYAAGVAHADPKVILLTNFSGNQDDNALSEKVARAMIAKDAQVIFTMLNAGRDGVTVACRERGIKQIGNVGDWTAIAPDVFIASAFADSGRALFDAVSDFTAGKFAAGEIKHLGLQAPEAVRLVMAPSVPGEIRGRIEAAASAIVAGSLKVPVEWAGSEFPTPA, encoded by the coding sequence ATGACCCTGCTTCGTCCGAACCGCCGCACCGCGCTCGCCCTGATTGCGGCCACGTCCCTGCCGACTCTCGGGCGGGCGCAGGCTCCGAAAAAGATCGCCGCGCTCTTTGCCGGGCGCATCGACGACCGGGGCTTCATGCAGGCGGGCTATGACGGGCTGAAGCTGGCCGAAGCGCGCCTCGGCGTCTCGATCGCCTTCAAACAGGGCGTCCAGCCAAAACTGGAGGATCTCAGCGCCGCCTTGCGCGAACTCGCCGCCGCCGGGCCCGATCTCGTCATCGCCCATGGCGGCCAGAACAACGCGGCCGCCAAGGCGGTCGCGGCCGAGTTTCCGGCGGTGCGTTTCGCCGTGACCCAGGGCAACGTCACCGGAACCAACCTCGCGAGCTACGAGGTGCTGCAGGAGCAGTCGGCCTTCCTCGCCGGCATGCTCGCCGCTTTGACGACCCGCACCGGCGTCGTCGGCCACATGTCCGGCATCCGCGTGACGCCGGGCCTGAAGGGCCGCGCCGCCTATGCCGCCGGTGTCGCCCATGCCGATCCCAAGGTGATCCTGCTCACCAATTTCTCCGGCAACCAGGACGACAACGCCCTGTCGGAAAAGGTCGCCCGCGCCATGATCGCCAAGGACGCGCAGGTGATCTTCACCATGCTGAATGCCGGGCGCGACGGCGTGACCGTGGCCTGCCGCGAGCGTGGCATCAAGCAGATCGGCAATGTCGGCGACTGGACCGCAATCGCGCCGGACGTCTTCATCGCCTCCGCCTTCGCCGATTCCGGCCGCGCCCTGTTCGATGCGGTCAGCGACTTCACCGCCGGCAAGTTCGCCGCCGGCGAGATCAAGCATCTCGGCCTGCAGGCGCCCGAGGCCGTGCGCCTCGTCATGGCACCGTCGGTCCCGGGCGAGATCCGCGGCCGGATCGAGGCGGCGGCCAGCGCCATCGTCGCCGGCTCGCTGAAGGTCCCCGTCGAATGGGCGGGCTCGGAGTTCCCGACGCCCGCCTGA